CGATACGCTCCCATGCACCGCTCGTTGTGTTGAACCATGCCGTTTCCGCCTCATCCCCATAGAGGGCCCATTCGTCCTCTGAAAGCGTGAATGTCAGGGTGATTGGTGGAGTGAATGTCACGCCGTCCGGCATGCAGTCATAGGCGTAGAGGGAGACCGGACGCTCTATTGCATCAAACACCCCGGATGCCGGTATGGTGGTGACAGGCACAGCGACGATGCTGATATTCTCCTGAAGAATACCTGATACACCCCGTGCGGTGACACCGGCATCGATGGTGAGGTAGCCGGTAATATCATCCGCCCAGATGGTTACGGTTCGTTCAACCGCACCGCTGGGCCCTACCGGGAGCTGTGCCGTTTCAATAAATTCGTCGGGGTTTGTCATCGCAGGCGTTGACACTACGGTCGGTTCCGCGGTCGGCACAGCCGTCGCCGGCACCGGTGTCGGGGTCGGAGTTATTGCGGGGGTTGGCGTGTCATCGCCATCGCCGCTCGTCTGGGAGGTGACTCCAATGTAGCGTGCCTTTTCCATGATGAGGGCGCCATATGCATTCGTCGCCGTGAGGGAGACCGTGTAGAAACCAATACACTGGTAGGTGTGCACCGGGTGCTGTTCTGTGGAGGTCGCTCCGTCGCCGAAGTCCCAAAGCCAGGCGGTCGGGCTGCCGGTGGTCAGGTCGGTGAACGTGACCATGAGCGGGGGATATCCGGCAACCGGTGTTGCGGTGAAGTCAACGGTCATCGGGTTCGTGACGGTGATGTAGTCCGCCTCTTCCGCCCGGTTATCTCCCGCCGGGTTCGTGATCGTGAGAGCGACGTCGTAGGTGCCGACGGCAGTGTAGGTATGGACCGGGTTCTGTTCGGAGGAGGTTGTTCCGTCGCCGAAGTCCCAGCTCCAGGTCTCGGGGTGGCCTTCGGAGTAGTCGTAGAACTGCACCATGAGCAGGGCATTCCCGGTGAGCGGGGTCGCGGAGAACTTCGCCACGGGTGCCTCGTTCACAGAGTACGCGACGAGTGCCTTGTAGGAGAAGCCGTCCGGCGAGAGCGCAGTGAAGGTGTAGATGCCGTCTGCGTAGGTGTAAGTCGTTGCAAGGTGGGAGACCACCCCGTCATGGGAGAGGCTGAGGACGGTGAAGGTGTCCGCCCCACCCCAGGCATCCACGTATGCAGCAGATGCACTCATCACGATGACCGCATCGGAGACATTAATCCCGCCGAATGCGGATTTGTTAATTTCCATCGTGTAGGCCACTTCTTCGAGTTCGGCACCCATCTCACCCTGTACACCGAGCTGGAAGAGCCGGCCCATTGTCTCGTTCACGGCGCCCCGGGTAATCGTGACATCAAGGCGGGTGTCGGGGTCTGTCAGGCCGGATAGGGAGCCGGAGATGTTCGCACTGATACCGGTGTTCACAGCGCCCACGTCTCCGCTGAGGTTGACGGCGTTCGTGATGTTGCCAATCGACGCACCGGTGCAGTTACCCGTCCAGTCCGAGGAGCGGTTCTCGAGACCCGATGTGTGGATGGTGATGTCAATGCCGGGGTTATGGACAAGGATGGTCGTGTTGTCGTCTGTTATAGTGGCATTGTGATTCCCGGTGAGGTTGATGGATACCTGCTGGGTGGCATCGTCAAAGGTCATGTTGGCAACGGTGACGGGCAGGGTGTCGTTGAGAGCGGTCTGCTCCGGCGTGATGATGATCCAGCCGGGACGCATGTCGTCGAACCGGTAGGTGGCGTTGGTTCTTGTCCACTGCGGGTTGATGAGCCGGAGTTCGCATTCACACGGCAGACCATTCGAGTGCACCTGCATGTCGATGAGGGAGACCGCGTCCTCGCTCGTGATTGCGTCCGGTGCTGCTGCCGTGACCTGGAGCCAGCCGTTTTCATTCCGGACGTCGGAAGAGACAACGAGACCCGGGATGGTCGCGTTCGCACGGATATCCATCACGCTCATGACAGTCCGGTTGAACTCCATGATGAACGAGAGGGTGGTGACTTCATTGAGTCCGCCGGCGGTGACGGTGAGATACCGGGACGATTCTACCGGCAGGGCACCCGAGGGTGCGTCAACAGAGGTGCGTGCTTCGACCGCGATGGCGCCGTCTTCCAGGACAACCGGGCATGGGCAGCCTGCGGCATACACGGATGCGTCTGTGATGGTAAGGGATGCGGTCTGCCGGAGCCCTTCGATCTCCGGGGCGGACCGGAAGGTGAGGTTGGCAACCGCGGCGGTGTCATCAGAGGTGATGCCGGTGTCATCCGTGATTGCAATCGTTACAACGCCACCGGTATTATCGATGGTCGCCTCGAAGACGGCGTCCTCGGTGAGGGGTGCGGGGGCAGCGTCATCCACCGTGACAAGCGCCGGATCGTAGGCGAGGGTGAACGTAAGCTCCGTCACATTGTCCAGTCCGCTGGCGCTCACCAGGAATCCGGCACTCTCGTTTGCGGGGAGCCGGCCCTCAGGAGCAGTGAGGGTGACTGCCGGAGTGCTGCTCACACAAATATAGTCCTCGCGGGTGAGGGTGTCTTCACCGTATTCGCTTGCGACGGTGAGGGTGACCGTGTACGTGCCTTCCTCTTCGTAGGTGTGCACCGGGTCGGTATCGGATGAGGTGGTGCCGTCTCCGAACGACCAGTTCCAGGTCTCCGGCCCGCCGGTGGAGGTGTTGGTGAAGGTGACCTGGAGCGGTGCGTCACCGGTCCGGGGTGCTGCGGTGAAGGAGGCGACCGGAGCGGTTCCCACCGGTGTGAGGGTAAACGTGGCCTCACTGGTTGCGTCCAGGGTGACCTCGATGGTCTGCGCCGGGACGGGGGTATACCCGGATTTCCCGACGGTGACCGTGTGACTGCCGACCGGGATGTCGGGGAGAGTGGTGTTCGTGAGGAAAGTGGTGTTGCAGCCGTCCAGCCAGATCCAGGCATTGTCCGGTGAAGAGGTTACATGGATGGCACCGCTCTCCTGGGTGAGGCTGAAGAAGACTTCGCTTGTCTCATCCGGCACAACCGTTACGCTCCGGTTCGTCGGGCGGAGGTAGCCATCTTTCTCGACCGTAAACGTGTGGGTGCCGGCGGCAATACCGGTGATGGTGGTGTTCGTGAGCCGGCCGGTGTTCTCGCCGTCAAGCCAGATGGTGGCGTTCGCCGGACTGGAGGTGACGCGGATGGAACCGGGGTGGGAAACGAGGGTGAAGTCCACCGTTTCTATGGTGCCGGTTGTGACGGTTGCAATGCCCGTTGCGGGTGCATAGCCGTCCTTCTCGACAGTGACGTTGTACGTGCCAACCGGCTGGTCAGCGAAGGTGAAGTTCGTGAGAACACCTGTGTCAGTACCGTTCAGGGAGATACGGGCACCGGAAGGAGTGGAATTTACCTGTAACGTCCCGGTCTGGCCGACGAGGGTGAACTCGACGAGTTCGGTTGCGTCCTTTGTAAGTGTGACTGTCTCGGTCTGGCTGTCATAGCCGTCCCTGACCACAGTCACATTGTATTCACCGACAGGCTTGTCTGTGAAGGTGAAGTTCGTCAATTCACCCGTTGAAGCGTTGTTCAGGTAGATGCTCGCATTCGTTGGCGTAGAGTTCACCTGCAACGTCCCGGTCTGGCCGACGAGGGTGAATTCGATGAGTTCGGTTGCGTCCTTTGTAAGTGTGACTGTCTCGGTCTGGGAATCGTAGCCGTCCTTCACCACAGTTACATTGTACTCACCGACCGGCTTGTTTTCGAAGGTGAAGTTCGTGAAATCACCCGTGGCGACATCGTTCAGGTAGATGCTCGCATTCGTTGGCGTGGAGGTAACCTGCAACGTCCCAGTCTGGCCGACGAGGGTGAACTCAACGAGTTCAGTGGCATCCTTTGTAAGTGTGACCGTCTCCGTCTGGGTGTCATAGCCATCCTTGACCACAGTCACATTGTACTCACCCACCGGCTTGTTTTCGAAGGTGAAATTCGTGAAGTCACCTGTGGCAACATCATTCAGATAGATACTGGCGTTCGTTGGCGTAGAGTTCACCTGCAACGTCCCAGTTTGACCAACGAGGGTGAATTCGACAAGTTCAGTGACATCCTTTGTAAGTGTGACCGTCTCCGTCTGGGTGTCGTAGCCGTCCTTGACCACAGTCACATTGTACTCACCCACCGGCTTGTTTTCGAAGGTGAAATTCGTGAAGTCACCTGTGGCAACATCATTCAGATAGATACTGGCGTTCGTTGGCGTAGAGTTCACCTGCAACGTCCCAGTCTGGCCGACGAGGGTGAACTCGACGAGTTCAGTGGCATCCTTTGTAAGTGTGACCGTCTCCGTCTGGGTGTCGTAGCCGTCCTTCACGACCGTAACATTGTAAACACCCGCCGGCTTGTCAGTGAAGGTGAAGTTCGTGAAGTCACCTGTGGCAACATCATTCAGATAGATACTGGCGTTCGTTGGCGTGGAGTTCACTTGCAGCGTTCCGACCTGCTGTACTAACGTGAAATCAACCAGTTCGGTGGCGTCCTTTGTGAGATTTACCATCTCCGTCTGGGTGTCGTAGCCGCCCTTCACGACCGTAACATTGTAAATACCCGCCGGCTTGTCCGTGAAGGTGAAATTTGTGAAGTAACCCGTATCTACATCATTCAGGTAGATGCTTGCATTCGTTGGCGTGGAATTTATCTGCAACGTGCCGGTCTGACCGGTGAGCGTGAATTCGACCAGTTCAGTGGAATCCTTCGTCAGGTTTACCATCTCGGTCTGGCTGTCGTAGCCATCCTTCACGACGGTCACATTGTACTCACCAACCGGCTTGTTTTCGAAGGTATAGTTCGTAAACTCACCTGTTGAAACCTCATTCAGGTAGATGCTGGCATTCGACGGTGTGGAGTTCACCTGCAGGGTCCCGAACTGCTGCACTAACGTGAAGGAAACCCATTCAGCGGAATCCTTTGTCAGCGTGACAGTCTCAGTCTGGGTATCGTAGCCATCCTTCACGACCGTCACATTGTATTCACCCACCGGTTTGTCCGTGAAGGTGAAGTTCGTGAAATCGCCCGTTTCTACATCATTAAGATAGATACTTGCGTTTGATGGCGTGGAATACACCTGCAGAGTTCCGACCTGTTGCACCAGCGTGAAAGAAACCCGTTCAGTGGCATCCTTCGTCAGGGTAACGGTCTCGGTCTGGCTGTCATACCCGTCCATCACGACCGTGACGTTGTATTCTCCCACCGGTTTTTCCGTGAAGGTGAAATTCGTGAACTCGCCTGTAGCAACATCGTTCAGGTAGATGCTCGCGTTCGTTGGTGTCGAATTCACCTGCAGGGTGCCGACCTGCTGCACTAACGTGAAGTCAACCAGTTCAGTGGCATCCTTTGTGAGGTTTACCGTCTCAGTCTGCGTGTCATACCCGTCCTTGACCACCGTTACATTGTATACACCAACCGGTTTTTCCGTGAAGGTGAAATTCGTGAACTCGCCTGTTGAAACCTCATTCAGGGAGATGCTGGCATTTGTCGGAGTCGAATTCACCTGCAGAGTTCCGACCTGCTGAACCAGCGTGAAGGAAACCCATTCAGTGGAATCCTTTATCACCGTGACAGTTTCCATCTGGGTATCATAGCCGTCCTTCACGACTGTCACGTTATAGTTACCTGTGTCAAGACCGCTCAACATGGTATTGGTCACCGAGGCATTCAACACTCCGTCAAGGTAGATGCTCGCTCCGGAAGGAGTCGAGTATATTTGCAAATCGCCGGTCTGGTGAACGAGGTCGAACGTGACCAGTGTCGTTGCGTTATTGGTGACGGTGACTGATTCGTTCACAGCGGTCTCGTAA
Above is a window of Methanogenium organophilum DNA encoding:
- a CDS encoding PEGA domain-containing protein; its protein translation is MPAAAYSGGSGTSDDPYKISTEDDLIDLSTDSANWVSGTYFILTNDIALASSPTETIGNSTSGYYFTGNFDGQGYTISNFTMARDGNYAGLFGYVGSGVEIKDLRIETGPEGVTGGIYSYIGVLAGYAGQITITNCSVSGSITGANQLGGLVGYINSGTLTNCSADVDVTGGSEIGGLVGRPGSCNFLNCYATGDVSSSSSSSNSIGGFAGWAYNSNMVNCYAMGDVTASGSSVGGFAGEVGHSSGTCTLVDCYATGDVNAASSSASSVGGLVGIIIAGSDTTLWDCFAAGTVVSGGSGYGGLVGDSSGSIGNCYRYTVGDNDVGIYESNRSRFMDSGFITGTTGNGLNWSAGSIAATEDVSKVWRVSDYKFQYPIFQRQGSGDLRVNSTPDSATVYVNGVNTEETTNVTFTGQPAGGEYTVTVVRAGCNPVLRDVTVVNHETTLVDVTLQEITLWNVSAISGAGNYSEVLEIPAISDGDTVRIWGMNGHTYEGGFTINAANVTIRQWEGSPVRPLLTNTSQTAPAITISADNTTLQGLHIYGNTYAGAGAGVQALGTVGSHLQGLNINDCVFTGNEVSTGDSEDSGGAVSITYVDDSSITDTTFSGNTAGTFGGGVSFYGSDDAAVTDVTFTNNNANYGGGCYFEQSDSPQITGTTYTENTANDNGGGCYFISSSFADIQDTTFTRNTGTVGGGSQFYNSGSAEIANTEYTDNTATNYGGGSCFTGSANAVITGSTFSGNTATNRGGACYFSNSDNAVITDTTYTGNTAATEGGGCYLVSGSDDAAFTDISAEDSSGDDFSVQADCTGVTFTNLTFRKDVDTSVSFTFAGAMQISGVTGTPLAAPSGYANISHFVNVTAPNWMLLNISYRDDDVAAVNASELSMWHTNDDTWGEVAGTNGVNTAEKYVYARLEGLSTSQTIAPLANVTGTLQINTTPSEGWIWIDGVNRSVQTNATVGGIAPDIDHNVTVVLDKYYTALNESVNVSRYETTDVFFALSHETGGLQINSTPAGASIYLNNSLSGVTNTSLSDLDTGTYNVTVVLDDYETAVNESVTVTNNETTLVTFDLLHHTGNLRINSTPSGATIYLNGTASGVTNTTLSGVDTGTYNVTVERTGLAPLSRNVILSAGETKEELFAFPRYSGGNGTAESPYWINTSSDIEELVTFSEDWTGKHFAVGSDICLSSGQPSGPIGNSTLPFAGTFDGNGYTITNLTIAQSGIDSVGLFGRAGAGAVIVDVSVETTDDGVRGNNHVGVLVGQNDAGSRISGCHAAGTVFGVMNTGGLVGYNPGTIENCSATTGVTGSDKHAGGLVGQNCGSISVSYATGDAYAPSYANGGLVGWNNDGDIINCYATGDASGDAYDVGGLAGTNENGGTIVNCYATGNATAAIGDAGGLVGLNRYSAAITNSFATGTAVAAVVGTAGGFLGHNDAASYTNCYRATAGGSGLGILVPDTTQFRDYDFLTGAEGSGLAWSAGIISTEADSSKIWKVFTYKGQYPIFQSQPFGTGTISVTSTPDGASVTLNGVDTVQVTDTTFPDMPEGIYNVTVVLDDYETAVNESVTVTNNATTLVTFDLVHQTGDLQIYSTPSGASIYLDGVLNASVTNTMLSGLDTGNYNVTVVKDGYDTQMETVTVIKDSTEWVSFTLVQQVGTLQVNSTPTNASISLNEVSTGEFTNFTFTEKPVGVYNVTVVKDGYDTQTETVNLTKDATELVDFTLVQQVGTLQVNSTPTNASIYLNDVATGEFTNFTFTEKPVGEYNVTVVMDGYDSQTETVTLTKDATERVSFTLVQQVGTLQVYSTPSNASIYLNDVETGDFTNFTFTDKPVGEYNVTVVKDGYDTQTETVTLTKDSAEWVSFTLVQQFGTLQVNSTPSNASIYLNEVSTGEFTNYTFENKPVGEYNVTVVKDGYDSQTEMVNLTKDSTELVEFTLTGQTGTLQINSTPTNASIYLNDVDTGYFTNFTFTDKPAGIYNVTVVKGGYDTQTEMVNLTKDATELVDFTLVQQVGTLQVNSTPTNASIYLNDVATGDFTNFTFTDKPAGVYNVTVVKDGYDTQTETVTLTKDATELVEFTLVGQTGTLQVNSTPTNASIYLNDVATGDFTNFTFENKPVGEYNVTVVKDGYDTQTETVTLTKDVTELVEFTLVGQTGTLQVNSTPTNASIYLNDVATGDFTNFTFENKPVGEYNVTVVKDGYDTQTETVTLTKDATELVEFTLVGQTGTLQVTSTPTNASIYLNDVATGDFTNFTFENKPVGEYNVTVVKDGYDSQTETVTLTKDATELIEFTLVGQTGTLQVNSTPTNASIYLNNASTGELTNFTFTDKPVGEYNVTVVRDGYDSQTETVTLTKDATELVEFTLVGQTGTLQVNSTPSGARISLNGTDTGVLTNFTFADQPVGTYNVTVEKDGYAPATGIATVTTGTIETVDFTLVSHPGSIRVTSSPANATIWLDGENTGRLTNTTITGIAAGTHTFTVEKDGYLRPTNRSVTVVPDETSEVFFSLTQESGAIHVTSSPDNAWIWLDGCNTTFLTNTTLPDIPVGSHTVTVGKSGYTPVPAQTIEVTLDATSEATFTLTPVGTAPVASFTAAPRTGDAPLQVTFTNTSTGGPETWNWSFGDGTTSSDTDPVHTYEEEGTYTVTLTVASEYGEDTLTREDYICVSSTPAVTLTAPEGRLPANESAGFLVSASGLDNVTELTFTLAYDPALVTVDDAAPAPLTEDAVFEATIDNTGGVVTIAITDDTGITSDDTAAVANLTFRSAPEIEGLRQTASLTITDASVYAAGCPCPVVLEDGAIAVEARTSVDAPSGALPVESSRYLTVTAGGLNEVTTLSFIMEFNRTVMSVMDIRANATIPGLVVSSDVRNENGWLQVTAAAPDAITSEDAVSLIDMQVHSNGLPCECELRLINPQWTRTNATYRFDDMRPGWIIITPEQTALNDTLPVTVANMTFDDATQQVSINLTGNHNATITDDNTTILVHNPGIDITIHTSGLENRSSDWTGNCTGASIGNITNAVNLSGDVGAVNTGISANISGSLSGLTDPDTRLDVTITRGAVNETMGRLFQLGVQGEMGAELEEVAYTMEINKSAFGGINVSDAVIVMSASAAYVDAWGGADTFTVLSLSHDGVVSHLATTYTYADGIYTFTALSPDGFSYKALVAYSVNEAPVAKFSATPLTGNALLMVQFYDYSEGHPETWSWDFGDGTTSSEQNPVHTYTAVGTYDVALTITNPAGDNRAEEADYITVTNPMTVDFTATPVAGYPPLMVTFTDLTTGSPTAWLWDFGDGATSTEQHPVHTYQCIGFYTVSLTATNAYGALIMEKARYIGVTSQTSGDGDDTPTPAITPTPTPVPATAVPTAEPTVVSTPAMTNPDEFIETAQLPVGPSGAVERTVTIWADDITGYLTIDAGVTARGVSGILQENISIVAVPVTTIPASGVFDAIERPVSLYAYDCMPDGVTFTPPITLTFTLSEDEWALYGDEAETAWFNTTSGAWERIAGVPDADERTITIQVSHFSTYALFAETVPAVPVPDVTLTPAESSDGPALWPWGILIAAVVVAGGILSISRRRENKD